A single window of Desulfovibrio psychrotolerans DNA harbors:
- a CDS encoding calcium-binding protein, with protein sequence MKKLALAALITCLWTTPGAADDKFDHMDKDSSGTVTWEEFEAQYPSMKKAAFDAIDSDANGEISHDEWHAFTDSHGASGKGGMGGGTGGGMGKGGMPPGHPDTSSKGKMLIEPPKKSE encoded by the coding sequence ATGAAAAAACTCGCTCTCGCGGCTCTCATAACCTGCCTGTGGACCACGCCCGGAGCGGCGGACGACAAGTTCGACCACATGGACAAGGATTCCAGCGGCACGGTAACCTGGGAAGAGTTTGAAGCCCAGTATCCTTCCATGAAGAAGGCCGCGTTCGACGCCATAGACAGCGATGCCAACGGCGAGATTTCGCATGACGAATGGCACGCCTTTACCGATTCGCACGGCGCTTCCGGCAAAGGCGGAATGGGCGGCGGAACGGGCGGAGGAATGGGCAAGGGCGGCATGCCTCCCGGACACCCGGATACCTCATCCAAGGGCAAGATGCTCATAGAGCCGCCCAAGAAGTCGGAATAA